The following proteins come from a genomic window of Pyxidicoccus sp. MSG2:
- a CDS encoding non-ribosomal peptide synthetase: MTQTQSSSDEGTRQRGDAPGRRPPLTHQPHGGEAVQSFAQQRLWFLAQLDPGGFAYNAPFATRLTGPLDVGALEAGFQEVVQRHESLRTTFAQVEGHPVQRIHAKVELTLEVEDVAEAEVVAHAEQEARRPFDLERGPLLRVRLLRVSPDEHVLLWTVHHIVFDGWSMGVLEREVAAAYGARVRGAASELEPLPAQYADYARWQREWLKGEVLERQLAWWKEQLAGVPPVLELPTDRPRPPVQSFRGALLRVPLPEELTSALRELSRKEGATLFMTLLAGFHALLARYSGQSDVVVGSPFAGRSQHDLEGMVGFFANTLALRADTEGVSFPELLGRVRKACLGAFVHQDLPFEQLVDALQSTRDLSRAPIFQAAFALQGEPGSELKLSGMSATDVAFEPGVSKFDLTLFVRETPQGLMGLWEYSTALFDEATIARMAARYVRLLESAVARPEQRVSELPLLSEAERHQLLVEWNDTQTEYPCDACIHGLFEAQAARTPDAVAVEFEGARLTYAELNGRANQLARYLRRRGVVAGTRVGLCAGRSLELVVATLAILKAGGAYVPLDSAYPGERLAFMVEDSNLHVLLAQPALFTRLPPDLRVDVVPLVPMGEAFSQGRSENPGRPLDSTRDNLTRKLAEDAGRLQASMAQDISCERTEDLGEPGAADRLAYVMYTSGSTGRPKAVGIPHRGVVRLVKGTRFVELSQREVLLQLAPISFDASTFELWGALLNGAKLVLFPEHSPSLEELGRALVCHRVTTLWLTAALFEQVMAAQPEALSGVRQVLAGGDVLSPTAVRARLAQGGLLINGYGPTENTTFTCCNPMTQPGQVGPTVSIGRPISNTQVYLLDAALEPVPVGVWGELYTGGDGLAWGYLGRAELTAERFVPHPFSARPGARLYRTGDRARWLPDGRIEFSGRLDGQVKLRGFRIEPGEVESALLRHPGVREAVVVAREDGPGGKRLVAYFVPHGEAPATAELRAHAQAKLPEYMVPSAFVALPALPLTPNGKVDRKALPAPYVEAPSGEQVAPRTAMEQVVAGVFGPLLGLEQVGADSHFFELGGHSLLATQAVSRLREVVGRELPVRALFEAPTVAQLARRLEEADGATSAPLTHQPHGGEAVQSFAQQRLWFLSQFDASGISYNIPFALRLKGPLDVEALEAGFQEVARRHESLRTTFAEVDGRPIQRIHARLELNLRVAEVAEAEVVARAEQEARQPFDLEQGPLLRVRLLRVAPEEHVLLWTVHHIVFDGWSVGVLYQELSESYSARVRGEVSRLDTLPVQYADYARWQREWLKGEVLERQLAWWKEHLAGAPPVLELPTDRPRPPVQSFRGALLRVPLPDALASALRRLSQREGATLYMTLLAGFQALLARYSGQSDLVVGSPISGRNWREVEPLLGFFVNTLALRVDTGGGVSFRELLGRVRKACLGAFAHQDLPFEHLVDALQPTRDLSRSPLFQVMFVMPGTPRPLALEDVTAEELVFEPGVAKFDLTLFAWEQPRGLETYWEYNTDLYDEATVARMVGHYVWLLQAAVAEPGQRVDSLPLLGEAERDRLLLEWGSREDSTYVPGLMHRWVEAQVARTPGAEAVTDGTRSLTYAELDARANQLAHHLLSLGVRPNGSVGLCLDRGSLDMPVAVLATLKAGAAFLPLDPTWPSERLALMLEDTGAPVVVAHGHLVSAVPAGSGAHLLRLDEAAEAVSACPTHVPPVEVSPETHCYFVYTSGSTGRPKGIVMSHRAVGNMLWWLLQRSVKPDATTLQFASLNFDVSFQEMFGTWCLGGRVLLMTPPLRQDPTAMLRYMVRHRVERLYLPFVALQALCDAALGETELPPLTEVVTAGEQLQVTPALVAFFERLPGCVLENQYGPSEAHVVTAWRASGPPSSWPALPPVGRPIPNVRLQVVDSWGAPCPIGVPGEVYVAGASLAHGYHGRPDLTADRFVPDMLGGASGARTYRTGDRARWLADGNLEFLGRLDGQVKLRGFRIELGEVEVVLRAFPGVRDAVAIVREDVPGDRRLVAYVVPQEGPSVELAGLREHLQAKLPEYMVPSAFVPLATLPLAPTGKVDRKALPAPKADASQAGLVAPRTAMEQVVAGVFGPLLGLERVGTDGHFFELGGHSLLATQAVSRLRDVVGRELPVRALFEAPTVAQLARRLEEVLEEERGVPPPPLVHQPHGGEAVQSFAQQRLWFVSQIDVGGFSYNMPNALRLKGPLDVGALEAGFQEVVRRHESLRTTFAEVEGQPIQRIHPEVELRLEVEEVAEADVIARAEQEARTPFDLERGPLLRVRLLRVTPEEHVLLWTVHHIVFDGWSMGVLEREVAALYGARVRGEALTLEALPVQYADYARWQREWLKGEVLERQLSWWKEQLAGVPPVLELPTDRPRPTVQSFNGAHLSMRLPPELAGALRELSRKEGVTLFMTLLAGFQALLARYSGQSDLVVGSPISGRNWREVEPLLGFFVNTLALRVDTGGGASFRELLGRVRKMCLGAYAHQDLPFEHVVDALQPARDLSRSPLFQVMFVMPGATVPMALPGLASEEVAFEPGMAKFDLTLFVRELPQGLVAFWEYNTDLHDAETVARMAGHYVRLLQGAASRPGQRVDSLPLLGEAERRRLLVEWNATEAPRPTEPNVHALFEVWAERTPDAIAVRMGDARLTYGELNRKANRLAHLLRGAGVGPEVLVGLCVGRSLDLAVGVLGILKAGGAYVPLDPAYPPERLAMMLRASRAPLLLTQSTLPAVLPPDEVRRLCLDTETFAGASEVDLPALAGPESLAYVIYTSGSTGVPKGVAMPHGPLLNLLHWQTGAFVVPRGRTLQFSALSFDVSFQELLSTWAVGGELVLISEAQRLDARALLELMDRQEVERLFLPFVALQNLAEVADREECVPRRLREIITAGEQLRVTPALRRFIRRLGDCVLHNQYGPTECHATTALLLSGDTGTWPDLPSIGQPISNGHVHLLDEHLAPVPIGVSGELYIGGELLARGYLHRPELTPERFIPDPFSSRPGARLYRTGDFARYLPDGALEFLGRRDAQVKVRGYRIELAEVESALAHHPALKDCVVEAREDGSGHKRLVGYVVGAGGPPPPAAELRAFLKERLPDYMVPGHFVPMDAFPLSPSGKVNRRALPAPEGSLHDSTRVRVAPRSALELQLVRAWEEVLGLHPVGIRDDFFELGGHSLLAVRLLGRIRELTGRALPVAALFQGATVEHVAGLLRREQGPSSSLVQLRGGTAKRPFFCIHPVGGTVLAYAELAHLLGPDQPFYGVQSPGLEGEAPPVGSLEDLAARYLEAVRAVQSRGPYLLGGWSMGGSLAFEMARQLASQGEEVGLLALIDTYAQTFPGGTVTPEWLEPARLGALFYRDLLRATGADLPCPEEELSRLAPDEALRVLEEAGRKAAALPESGMQSLHTLRRVFESNLRAAWSYVPRPYAGALLSFEASEATRPHGWEPLARGGVEVHTLEGDHYSLLRGPGVRTLAALLRDALARAHAGDARSPRSESA, from the coding sequence ATGACGCAGACACAGTCTTCCTCGGACGAAGGCACGCGGCAGCGGGGGGATGCACCGGGAAGAAGGCCACCGCTGACGCACCAGCCGCACGGGGGCGAGGCGGTGCAGTCCTTCGCGCAGCAGCGGCTGTGGTTCCTCGCGCAGCTCGACCCGGGCGGCTTCGCGTACAACGCCCCGTTCGCCACGAGGCTGACGGGGCCGCTGGATGTGGGCGCCCTGGAGGCGGGCTTCCAGGAAGTGGTGCAAAGACACGAGTCGCTGCGCACCACCTTCGCGCAGGTGGAGGGTCATCCGGTACAGCGCATCCACGCGAAGGTGGAGTTGACGCTTGAAGTGGAAGACGTGGCCGAGGCGGAAGTCGTGGCCCACGCGGAGCAGGAGGCGCGCCGGCCCTTCGACCTGGAGCGGGGCCCGCTGCTGCGGGTGCGCCTGCTGCGCGTGTCTCCCGACGAGCACGTGCTGCTCTGGACGGTGCACCACATCGTTTTCGATGGCTGGTCCATGGGCGTGCTGGAGCGGGAGGTGGCCGCGGCGTACGGCGCGCGGGTGAGGGGAGCGGCGTCCGAGCTCGAGCCGCTGCCCGCACAGTACGCGGACTATGCGCGCTGGCAGCGTGAGTGGCTGAAGGGCGAGGTCCTGGAGCGGCAACTGGCGTGGTGGAAGGAACAGCTCGCCGGGGTGCCTCCCGTGCTGGAGCTGCCCACCGACAGGCCACGTCCTCCCGTGCAGTCCTTCCGAGGTGCGCTGCTGCGCGTTCCGCTGCCGGAAGAGCTGACGTCCGCGCTGCGCGAGCTGAGCCGCAAGGAGGGCGCGACGCTCTTCATGACGTTGCTCGCGGGCTTCCACGCACTGCTGGCGCGCTACAGCGGCCAGTCCGATGTCGTCGTGGGCTCGCCCTTCGCAGGGCGAAGTCAGCACGACCTGGAGGGCATGGTCGGCTTCTTCGCCAACACCCTGGCCTTGCGCGCCGACACGGAGGGCGTGTCCTTCCCTGAGCTGCTGGGCCGGGTGCGCAAGGCGTGCCTCGGAGCCTTCGTCCACCAGGACCTGCCCTTCGAGCAGCTCGTGGACGCGCTCCAGTCCACGCGGGACTTGAGCCGCGCGCCCATCTTCCAGGCCGCGTTCGCGCTCCAGGGGGAGCCCGGTTCCGAGCTGAAGCTCTCCGGGATGAGCGCCACGGACGTCGCCTTCGAGCCTGGAGTGTCGAAGTTCGACCTCACGCTCTTCGTTCGGGAGACGCCCCAGGGGCTCATGGGTCTGTGGGAATACAGCACCGCCCTCTTCGACGAAGCCACCATTGCTCGCATGGCGGCGCGCTACGTGCGGCTGCTGGAGTCGGCGGTGGCGCGGCCGGAGCAGCGGGTGTCTGAGCTGCCTCTGCTCTCTGAAGCCGAGCGTCACCAGCTGTTGGTCGAGTGGAACGACACGCAGACGGAGTACCCTTGCGACGCGTGCATCCACGGCTTGTTCGAGGCACAGGCGGCGCGCACGCCGGACGCAGTGGCGGTGGAGTTCGAGGGCGCACGGCTCACGTACGCCGAGCTGAACGGGCGCGCCAATCAGCTCGCCCGGTATCTGCGGCGGCGCGGCGTGGTGGCTGGAACCCGCGTCGGCCTTTGCGCGGGACGCTCGCTGGAGTTGGTGGTGGCCACGCTCGCCATCCTCAAGGCGGGAGGCGCGTACGTGCCGCTCGACAGCGCCTACCCCGGCGAGCGGCTGGCCTTCATGGTGGAGGACTCGAACCTCCATGTGCTGCTGGCGCAGCCCGCGCTCTTCACCCGGCTGCCTCCGGACCTGCGCGTGGACGTCGTTCCGCTGGTGCCCATGGGGGAGGCCTTCTCGCAGGGGCGCAGCGAGAACCCGGGCAGACCGCTGGACTCGACACGGGACAACCTGACGCGGAAGCTCGCGGAGGACGCAGGTCGGTTGCAGGCCTCCATGGCGCAGGACATTTCTTGCGAGCGCACGGAGGACCTGGGCGAGCCAGGAGCAGCGGACCGTCTCGCGTACGTCATGTACACGTCGGGCTCGACGGGGCGGCCCAAGGCCGTGGGCATTCCGCACCGGGGCGTGGTGCGCCTGGTGAAGGGCACGCGCTTCGTGGAGTTGTCGCAACGCGAAGTCCTCCTCCAGCTCGCCCCCATCTCCTTCGACGCCTCCACCTTCGAGCTGTGGGGCGCACTGCTCAACGGCGCGAAGCTGGTGCTCTTCCCCGAGCACTCGCCCTCGCTGGAGGAGTTGGGCCGCGCGCTGGTGTGCCACCGCGTCACCACGCTGTGGCTCACCGCCGCGCTCTTCGAGCAGGTGATGGCCGCGCAGCCGGAGGCCCTTTCAGGCGTGCGGCAGGTGCTCGCGGGCGGCGACGTGCTTTCCCCCACCGCCGTGCGGGCACGGCTCGCCCAGGGCGGGCTGCTCATCAACGGGTACGGCCCGACGGAGAACACCACCTTCACCTGCTGCAACCCGATGACACAGCCGGGGCAGGTGGGGCCCACGGTGTCCATCGGCCGGCCCATTTCCAACACGCAGGTGTACCTGCTGGACGCGGCGCTGGAGCCGGTGCCCGTGGGAGTGTGGGGCGAGCTGTACACGGGCGGGGACGGACTGGCGTGGGGCTACCTCGGCCGCGCGGAGCTGACGGCGGAGCGCTTCGTTCCGCACCCCTTCAGTGCGCGGCCCGGGGCCCGGCTCTACCGCACCGGAGACAGGGCGCGGTGGTTGCCGGACGGGCGTATTGAATTCTCCGGCCGGCTGGACGGGCAGGTGAAGCTGCGCGGCTTCCGCATCGAGCCCGGCGAGGTGGAGTCCGCCCTGCTGCGCCACCCCGGCGTGCGCGAGGCAGTGGTGGTGGCACGAGAGGACGGACCGGGTGGCAAGCGGCTCGTCGCGTACTTCGTCCCGCATGGCGAAGCGCCCGCGACGGCGGAGCTGCGCGCACACGCGCAGGCGAAGCTGCCCGAGTACATGGTGCCCTCGGCCTTCGTGGCGCTACCGGCGCTGCCCCTCACGCCCAATGGCAAGGTGGACCGAAAGGCCCTGCCTGCCCCGTACGTCGAGGCGCCCTCCGGAGAGCAGGTGGCTCCTCGCACCGCGATGGAGCAGGTGGTGGCCGGCGTGTTCGGCCCACTGCTGGGGCTGGAGCAGGTGGGCGCCGACAGCCACTTTTTCGAGCTGGGCGGTCACTCGCTACTCGCCACCCAGGCCGTCTCGCGGCTGCGCGAGGTGGTGGGCCGTGAGCTGCCGGTCCGCGCGCTCTTCGAAGCCCCCACCGTGGCGCAACTGGCCCGACGGCTGGAGGAGGCGGATGGGGCGACGTCGGCGCCGCTGACGCACCAGCCGCACGGCGGTGAGGCGGTGCAGTCCTTCGCGCAGCAGCGGCTGTGGTTCCTCTCGCAGTTCGACGCGAGTGGCATCTCCTACAACATCCCGTTCGCCCTGCGACTGAAGGGCCCGCTGGATGTGGAGGCGCTGGAAGCAGGCTTCCAGGAAGTGGCGCGGAGGCACGAGTCGCTGCGCACCACGTTCGCGGAAGTGGATGGCCGGCCGATACAACGAATCCACGCGCGGCTGGAGTTGAACCTGCGAGTGGCGGAGGTGGCCGAGGCGGAAGTCGTGGCCCGGGCGGAGCAGGAAGCACGCCAGCCCTTCGACCTGGAGCAGGGCCCGCTGTTGCGCGTGCGCCTGCTGCGCGTGGCCCCCGAGGAGCACGTGCTGCTCTGGACGGTGCACCACATCGTCTTCGACGGCTGGTCCGTCGGGGTGCTGTACCAGGAGCTCTCGGAGTCGTACTCGGCCCGGGTTCGCGGTGAGGTGTCGCGGCTGGACACGCTGCCGGTGCAGTACGCGGACTATGCACGCTGGCAGCGCGAGTGGCTCAAGGGCGAGGTGCTGGAGCGACAGCTGGCCTGGTGGAAGGAACATCTCGCCGGGGCGCCTCCCGTCCTGGAGCTGCCCACCGACAGGCCGCGTCCTCCCGTGCAGTCCTTCCGAGGTGCGCTGCTGCGCGTTCCGCTGCCGGACGCGCTGGCGAGCGCCCTGCGCCGGCTCAGCCAGCGCGAGGGGGCGACGCTCTACATGACGCTGCTGGCGGGCTTCCAGGCGCTGCTGGCGCGCTACAGTGGCCAGTCCGACCTCGTCGTGGGCTCGCCCATCTCCGGCCGCAACTGGCGCGAGGTGGAGCCGCTGCTGGGCTTCTTCGTCAACACGCTCGCCCTGCGCGTCGACACGGGCGGCGGCGTGTCCTTCCGAGAGCTGCTGGGCCGCGTGCGCAAGGCGTGTCTGGGTGCCTTCGCCCACCAGGACCTGCCCTTCGAGCACCTCGTCGACGCGCTGCAGCCCACGCGTGACCTGAGTCGCTCGCCGCTGTTCCAGGTGATGTTCGTCATGCCCGGGACGCCGAGGCCGCTGGCCCTGGAGGACGTCACCGCCGAGGAGCTCGTCTTCGAGCCCGGGGTGGCGAAGTTCGACCTCACCCTCTTCGCGTGGGAGCAGCCGCGGGGGCTGGAGACGTACTGGGAATACAACACCGACCTCTACGATGAGGCGACGGTGGCTCGCATGGTGGGGCACTACGTGTGGCTGTTGCAGGCCGCCGTCGCCGAGCCCGGCCAGCGCGTGGACTCGCTGCCGCTGCTGGGCGAGGCCGAGCGCGACCGACTGTTGCTGGAGTGGGGCTCGCGCGAGGACTCCACCTACGTCCCGGGACTCATGCACCGCTGGGTGGAGGCCCAGGTGGCGCGCACGCCCGGGGCCGAGGCGGTGACGGATGGCACCCGCTCGCTCACCTACGCGGAGCTGGATGCTCGCGCCAACCAGCTCGCGCACCACCTGCTGTCCCTGGGCGTGCGGCCCAATGGCTCCGTGGGCCTGTGCCTGGACCGGGGCAGCCTGGACATGCCCGTGGCCGTGCTGGCCACGCTCAAGGCGGGCGCGGCCTTCCTGCCGCTGGACCCCACCTGGCCCTCCGAGCGCCTGGCGTTGATGCTGGAAGACACCGGCGCGCCGGTGGTGGTGGCGCACGGCCATCTCGTCTCGGCGGTACCTGCCGGCTCGGGCGCGCACCTGCTGCGCCTGGATGAAGCGGCGGAGGCCGTCTCCGCGTGCCCCACGCACGTGCCACCGGTGGAGGTGTCACCGGAGACGCACTGCTACTTCGTCTACACCTCGGGCAGCACCGGCCGGCCCAAGGGCATCGTCATGTCCCACCGTGCGGTGGGCAACATGTTGTGGTGGCTGCTCCAACGCTCGGTGAAGCCGGACGCCACCACACTCCAGTTCGCCTCGCTCAACTTCGATGTCTCCTTCCAGGAGATGTTCGGCACCTGGTGCCTGGGCGGCCGCGTGCTGCTGATGACGCCGCCGCTGCGCCAGGACCCCACCGCCATGCTGCGCTACATGGTCCGGCACCGCGTGGAGCGGTTGTATCTGCCCTTCGTCGCCCTGCAGGCGCTGTGCGACGCGGCGCTCGGTGAGACGGAGCTGCCGCCGCTCACGGAGGTGGTGACCGCGGGCGAGCAGCTCCAGGTGACACCGGCGCTGGTGGCCTTCTTCGAACGGCTCCCCGGGTGCGTGCTGGAGAATCAGTACGGGCCCTCGGAGGCGCATGTCGTCACCGCGTGGCGTGCGTCTGGCCCTCCGTCCTCCTGGCCCGCGCTGCCACCGGTGGGAAGGCCCATCCCCAACGTGCGGCTCCAGGTGGTGGACTCGTGGGGAGCGCCCTGTCCCATCGGCGTACCCGGTGAGGTGTACGTCGCCGGCGCGAGCCTCGCGCATGGCTACCACGGGCGCCCGGACCTGACGGCGGACCGCTTCGTTCCGGACATGCTCGGAGGCGCGTCGGGGGCGCGCACCTATCGCACGGGAGACCGGGCGCGGTGGCTGGCGGATGGCAACCTGGAGTTCCTCGGCCGCCTGGACGGGCAGGTGAAGCTGCGCGGCTTTCGCATCGAGCTGGGCGAGGTGGAGGTGGTTCTGCGCGCCTTCCCCGGCGTGCGCGACGCCGTGGCCATCGTCCGCGAGGACGTGCCCGGAGACCGGCGACTGGTGGCCTACGTGGTGCCGCAGGAGGGCCCGTCGGTGGAGCTCGCCGGGCTGCGCGAACACCTGCAAGCGAAGCTGCCCGAGTACATGGTGCCCTCGGCCTTCGTGCCGCTCGCCACACTCCCGCTGGCACCGACGGGCAAGGTGGACCGCAAGGCGCTGCCCGCGCCGAAGGCGGATGCATCGCAGGCAGGGCTCGTGGCGCCGCGCACCGCGATGGAGCAGGTGGTCGCGGGCGTGTTCGGGCCCCTGCTGGGGCTGGAGCGAGTGGGCACGGACGGCCACTTCTTCGAGCTGGGCGGCCACTCGCTGCTGGCCACCCAGGCCGTCTCGCGACTGCGTGACGTGGTGGGCCGCGAGCTGCCGGTGCGCGCGCTCTTCGAGGCTCCCACCGTGGCGCAGCTGGCGCGACGGCTGGAAGAGGTGCTGGAGGAGGAGCGGGGTGTGCCGCCACCGCCGCTGGTGCACCAGCCACACGGCGGCGAGGCGGTGCAGTCCTTCGCCCAGCAACGGCTGTGGTTCGTCTCGCAGATCGACGTGGGCGGCTTCTCCTACAACATGCCCAATGCCCTGCGGCTGAAGGGCCCGCTGGACGTGGGCGCACTGGAGGCGGGCTTCCAGGAAGTGGTGCGGAGGCACGAGTCGCTGCGCACCACCTTCGCGGAGGTGGAGGGCCAGCCGATACAACGCATCCACCCGGAGGTGGAGTTGCGGCTCGAAGTGGAGGAGGTGGCCGAGGCGGACGTCATCGCCCGTGCGGAGCAGGAGGCCCGCACACCCTTCGACCTGGAGCGAGGCCCGCTGCTGCGCGTGCGCCTGCTGCGCGTGACTCCCGAAGAACACGTGCTGCTCTGGACGGTGCACCACATCGTGTTCGACGGCTGGTCGATGGGCGTGCTGGAGCGGGAAGTGGCCGCGCTTTACGGCGCACGGGTGAGGGGAGAGGCTCTGACGTTGGAGGCGCTGCCTGTGCAGTACGCGGACTATGCACGCTGGCAGCGCGAGTGGCTGAAGGGCGAGGTGCTGGAGCGGCAGTTGTCCTGGTGGAAGGAGCAGCTCGCCGGAGTGCCTCCCGTGCTGGAGCTACCCACCGACAGGCCACGTCCCACCGTGCAGTCCTTCAACGGTGCCCACCTGTCGATGCGGCTCCCGCCAGAGCTGGCTGGAGCGCTGCGCGAGCTGAGCCGCAAGGAGGGCGTCACGCTGTTCATGACGCTGCTGGCGGGCTTCCAGGCGCTGCTGGCGCGCTACAGCGGCCAGTCCGACCTCGTCGTGGGCTCACCCATCTCCGGCCGCAACTGGCGCGAGGTGGAGCCGTTGCTCGGCTTCTTTGTCAACACGCTCGCCCTGCGCGTCGACACGGGCGGCGGCGCGTCCTTCCGAGAGCTGCTGGGCCGCGTGCGCAAGATGTGCCTCGGCGCCTACGCCCATCAGGACCTGCCCTTCGAGCACGTCGTCGACGCGCTCCAGCCCGCTCGTGACTTGAGCCGCTCGCCGCTGTTCCAGGTCATGTTCGTCATGCCGGGAGCCACGGTGCCCATGGCGCTGCCGGGTCTCGCCTCGGAGGAGGTGGCTTTCGAGCCGGGCATGGCGAAGTTCGACCTCACCCTCTTCGTGCGCGAGCTGCCCCAGGGCCTCGTCGCGTTCTGGGAATACAACACCGACCTCCATGACGCGGAGACGGTGGCCCGCATGGCCGGGCACTACGTACGGCTGCTGCAAGGTGCCGCGTCCAGGCCAGGCCAGCGCGTGGACTCGTTGCCGCTGCTGGGCGAAGCCGAGCGCCGCCGGCTGCTGGTGGAGTGGAATGCCACCGAGGCCCCTCGTCCGACCGAGCCCAACGTGCATGCGCTCTTCGAAGTGTGGGCCGAGCGCACGCCGGACGCCATCGCCGTCCGCATGGGAGACGCGCGGCTCACCTATGGCGAGCTGAACCGCAAGGCCAACCGGCTCGCCCATCTCCTGCGCGGTGCTGGCGTGGGTCCAGAGGTGCTGGTGGGTCTGTGTGTCGGACGCTCGCTGGATCTGGCCGTGGGCGTGCTCGGCATCCTCAAGGCGGGAGGCGCCTACGTTCCGTTGGACCCCGCGTATCCACCGGAGCGCTTGGCCATGATGCTCCGTGCCTCGCGCGCGCCGCTGCTCCTCACCCAGTCCACGCTTCCCGCCGTGCTGCCCCCGGACGAGGTACGCCGGCTGTGCCTGGACACGGAGACCTTCGCGGGCGCGAGCGAGGTGGACCTCCCGGCGCTGGCCGGGCCGGAGTCGCTCGCGTACGTCATCTACACCTCGGGCTCCACCGGCGTGCCCAAGGGCGTGGCCATGCCGCACGGGCCGCTGCTCAACCTGCTGCACTGGCAGACGGGGGCCTTTGTCGTCCCCCGAGGCAGGACGCTACAGTTCTCCGCGCTGAGCTTCGACGTGAGCTTCCAGGAGCTGCTCTCCACCTGGGCGGTCGGCGGCGAGCTGGTGCTCATCTCCGAGGCGCAGCGTCTGGACGCCCGCGCGCTGCTGGAGCTGATGGACCGCCAGGAGGTGGAGCGGCTCTTCCTGCCCTTCGTCGCACTCCAGAACCTGGCGGAGGTGGCGGACCGCGAGGAGTGCGTGCCCCGGCGACTGCGGGAAATCATCACCGCGGGCGAGCAGCTCCGCGTGACGCCGGCCCTGCGGCGATTCATCCGGCGGTTGGGGGACTGCGTCCTGCACAACCAGTACGGCCCGACGGAGTGCCACGCCACCACGGCCCTCCTCCTCTCGGGTGACACCGGGACGTGGCCGGACCTGCCGTCCATCGGCCAGCCCATCTCCAACGGCCACGTCCACCTGCTGGACGAGCACCTGGCTCCAGTGCCCATCGGCGTGTCGGGCGAGCTGTACATCGGCGGCGAGCTGCTGGCGCGCGGCTACCTCCACCGTCCGGAGCTGACGCCGGAGCGCTTCATTCCCGACCCGTTCAGCTCGCGTCCGGGCGCACGCCTGTACCGGACGGGGGACTTCGCGCGCTACCTGCCAGACGGAGCCCTCGAGTTCCTCGGGCGAAGGGACGCTCAGGTGAAGGTGCGCGGCTACCGCATCGAGCTGGCCGAGGTGGAGTCCGCGCTGGCACACCACCCGGCGTTGAAGGACTGCGTGGTGGAGGCGCGCGAGGATGGCTCGGGCCACAAACGACTGGTGGGCTACGTCGTCGGCGCGGGAGGGCCGCCGCCCCCGGCCGCGGAGCTGCGGGCGTTCCTCAAGGAGCGGCTCCCCGACTACATGGTGCCCGGCCACTTCGTGCCCATGGATGCGTTTCCGCTGTCACCCAGCGGCAAGGTGAACCGACGCGCGCTGCCCGCGCCCGAAGGCTCCCTGCACGACTCCACGCGCGTCCGCGTCGCACCGCGCAGCGCGCTGGAGCTGCAGCTCGTCCGCGCCTGGGAAGAGGTGCTGGGCCTGCACCCCGTGGGCATCCGGGATGACTTCTTCGAGCTGGGCGGCCACTCGCTGCTGGCCGTTCGCCTGCTGGGCCGCATCCGCGAGCTGACGGGCCGGGCCCTCCCCGTGGCGGCGCTCTTCCAGGGCGCCACGGTGGAGCACGTCGCGGGCCTGCTGCGTCGCGAGCAGGGTCCCTCCTCCTCCCTGGTGCAGCTCAGGGGCGGTACGGCGAAGCGGCCCTTCTTCTGCATCCACCCGGTGGGCGGCACGGTGCTGGCCTACGCGGAGCTGGCGCACCTGCTCGGGCCGGACCAGCCCTTCTACGGCGTGCAGTCCCCGGGACTGGAAGGGGAAGCGCCGCCGGTCGGTAGCCTGGAGGACCTGGCCGCGCGCTACCTGGAGGCGGTGCGCGCCGTGCAGTCTCGAGGCCCCTATCTGCTCGGCGGCTGGTCGATGGGCGGCAGCCTCGCCTTCGAGATGGCCCGCCAGCTCGCGTCGCAAGGAGAAGAGGTCGGGCTGCTCGCGCTCATCGACACCTATGCGCAGACGTTCCCGGGAGGCACGGTGACGCCTGAGTGGCTGGAGCCCGCGAGGCTTGGCGCGCTCTTCTATCGAGATCTGCTGCGCGCCACGGGGGCAGACCTCCCGTGTCCGGAAGAGGAGCTCTCACGGCTGGCGCCGGACGAGGCGCTGCGTGTGCTCGAAGAGGCGGGCCGCAAGGCGGCGGCGCTCCCCGAGTCGGGGATGCAGTCCCTGCACACGCTGCGGCGGGTGTTCGAGTCAAACCTCCGTGCGGCGTGGAGCTACGTGCCCCGGCCGTACGCGGGGGCGCTGCTCTCGTTCGAGGCGAGCGAGGCCACCCGGCCCCACGGCTGGGAGCCGCTGGCCCGGGGCGGAGTGGAGGTGCACACGCTGGAGGGAGACCACTACTCTCTGCTGCGTGGCCCAGGCGTCAGGACCCTGGCCGCGCTGCTGCGGGATGCCCTGGCGCGGGCCCACGCTGGAGACGCACGTTCGCCGCGGAGTGAGTCTGCCTGA